In a single window of the Thermoplasmatales archaeon genome:
- a CDS encoding alanyl-tRNA editing protein: MDTKQLYLDNQYLKEADGTALWFEFTDLILDQTIFYPTMDGQPNDKGKVLIDNKEYLIVDTWQDGSSIHLMSLDTFPADTKGKKVHQIIDWDIRYLHMRFRTALKVLTALTYSMLKGTTRINQTYDTEAWFDIEVETLTQQDVESLIAEANKIMQSGKDVTFSYVERADFLKDLDMMKICKEKVPDGDKMRVMHIEGLPSQMEFGTNVSNTEEVGTINYKTTLTKGVLNKRINITLSP, encoded by the coding sequence ATGGACACTAAGCAACTTTATTTGGACAACCAATATCTCAAGGAAGCCGATGGAACTGCACTTTGGTTTGAATTCACAGATTTAATTTTGGATCAGACGATATTTTATCCAACCATGGATGGCCAGCCCAATGACAAGGGAAAGGTTCTGATCGATAACAAAGAATATCTTATAGTAGATACTTGGCAGGATGGTTCGAGTATACACCTGATGTCTCTTGACACGTTCCCTGCGGACACAAAAGGAAAGAAAGTGCATCAGATTATAGACTGGGATATACGCTATCTTCACATGAGATTCCGTACTGCTCTGAAGGTTCTCACAGCGTTAACGTACTCTATGCTTAAAGGTACGACAAGGATAAATCAGACCTACGATACTGAAGCATGGTTCGACATCGAAGTTGAAACTTTGACTCAACAGGATGTAGAATCGCTTATTGCAGAGGCTAACAAGATAATGCAATCCGGAAAAGATGTAACATTCTCTTATGTAGAACGGGCGGATTTTCTAAAAGACCTAGATATGATGAAGATATGTAAAGAAAAGGTACCCGACGGAGATAAAATGAGAGTTATGCACATAGAAGGCCTCCCTTCGCAGATGGAATTCGGAACAAACGTTTCAAACACAGAGGAAGTTGGTACCATCAATTACAAGACCACACTTACCAAAGGTGTTCTTAACAAGAGGATTAATATTACATTAAGTCCTTAA